The bacterium genome contains the following window.
TTTCATTATGGTTTAAAAGAAATCCAAAAGGGTTGAATAAACGTAGCGAAATGTTAAGCCTAAGCATTGTTGCAACCTATACCAAGGTAGGGATAGGTTTTTTATCTGATAACACCATACAATTTGGTGGAGCTACTGAACTGCTCGAGATTTTTAAGAACGTTAGAACTGTAAATAAGTGGACAGATACAAAATGGCACCATTTGGTGGGCGTATTGGACTTAAATAAAAAAGAAGCTCATATCTATGTTGATGGAGTTTTGCAGGAAGTAACAGGAGATATAAAAAATATAAAATCTTCTGTATTTCCCAAAAGAGCAGGGGAGAGAAATACTATTGGTGTTGATGTAGGATTAAAGTACTATTTTCTCGGGGAGCTGAAAGGTGTTGCTATTTATAAGAGGGCTTTAACAGAATCAGAAATAAATCTTCTAAACGTTATTGGAGAAAATATTACAGAATCAGAAATAGAGTCTTCTATATTTTTATGGAGAGGCGATGTTGAACCTTCTCTCTCAACTGCGGTTAAAAAAGAAGAAGAGATAGAAAAAATATTAAAGACACCTATTCTTGATGAAGTAAAAATGATAGAATTTTCTGGTTCATCGCAAGAGTTAGGAAAGTTGTGGGGAGGAATAACAAAAGATATTATTCAAAGGTCGGTTGCTAATTATATCAAATCAGCAGAAAAAAACAAAATTTCATTAGAACAACTTGAAAAAATTGCACAACCAAACAAAGATATTTTAAAAGAAATCGCTCCACACTGGATTGAAGAAAGAAGAGCAAGGGCAGAAGCCGCTGGAGTGTCTCCAGATATATATTTGCATTTTACCCTAAATTCTGGATTTATAGGTGCTCAACCGAGAGGTGCAAAATGGAATTTAGATTTAATTGAACACGAATGTACCTCTTATGCTGTGTCTGGGGAAAGTGCAGAAAATAATGGGACTTTTTACCATAAAACACGAGATAATACTCCGAGTATTCAGAGGGGGTATATTATGATAAAAAATACTCCCGGTGTGTACAAATATATTCAAGCAGGTAGTATAGCAGTTAATGAAAAAGGGCTTGCTCTCTCGAGTGATTTTGGCGGACCCAGACCAAAAACTCCAAAATATAGAGTAAGGGCTAATCTTCTGAATTATATTCTTGAAAAAGCTGAAAATTGTGAGGAAGCGCTTGCAATTCTGCAGAACTTTGTTGAGAAAGGGTGGCTTACAGGTGGTAGGATAGGGCAGAGGTGGACACTTGTTGACCGTTTTGGTAACATACTTGATGTTACAAATAGTTCAGATAAAGGTTCTGTTGAGTTCCAATTTATTAAAGGAAAACCTCATATCACAAGACCTTCAGCACAAAGGTTGTTAGAAACTAAAACTCCTATATCGTTTCTCACGTTCCACGATGTTGGTAGAGATACCCTTGTAAAGGCAAGTATCTCTGGTATGTCGGTTGATATACATCCAGAATACCCTGAGTACTTGACAATAGTTTGGATATGTTTCCCTGCTCGTTCTGTTCCTTTTCCGCTTTTTATGGGTGGTAAGAAAACTCCTTTAGCACTTTTTGATGGGACGGTTAACGATGTGGGTATAAACACTAATTTACCTCCTGATAAGTTGAGAAAACTTGAGAAAGTCTTGTATGAGGAAGGAAAAAAATTCCAAAACCAACTTTATAAGATGATAAAGGAAGGTAAAGAGAAAGAGGTTTCTGATGTTATAGATGAATGGGTAAAAAATTACACAAAACGTCATCTTAAAACTCTCGGAGCAATGAAATAAGAGGGGGGAAAATGAAAAAACTTTTTGAAGTTAAAGTTATTGATAAGAAAATATATGAGGAGAAGATAAAAGGTTTTCTACCAAAAAACATTGTTGATATACATACACACATTTGGCAAAAGAAAAGAACCAATAAGACAGATAAAAAATTGGTTAAATGGCCTTCAAGAGTGGCACCTAAAAACCCTGTTGAAGACCTTATTGAAACCTATAAATTGATGTTCCCTGATAAAAATGTTACTCCAATGATTTTTAGTAGTGGTTCAAAATCGAGTAATCTGGACACCCTAAATAGTTATGTTTCAAAGTCTGCAAAAAAATATGATTTTCCTTCGCTCTTATATACAAGGCCAGAATGGAGCGGTGAAGAGTTTGCTGAAAAATTGAAATCAGGCGGTTTTCTTGGAGCAAAACCATATCTAAATTTTTCGCCTGACTATATACCTAAAAACGAGATACGTATTTTTGATTTTATACCTCATCACCAACTTTCAGTCCTTAACCGTCTCTGCCAAATACTTGTACTTCATATCCCGAGGGATGCCAGATTAAAGGACCCTGTTAATCTATCTCAATTGCTTGAACTTGAAGAAAAGTACCCAAATATAAAACTTGTGGTAGCGCATGTTGGGCGGGCATACTGTGAAACTGATGTTGGAGACGCTTTTAAAATATTAGGTAAAACAGAGAATATGTGTTTTGATATTTCTGCTAACACCAACGCTACTGTCTTTAGACAGTTGATTGAAACAGTTGGACCTGATAGAATCCTTTTTGGTAGCGACCTTCCAATTTTACGTATGAGGATGCGACGTATTTGTGAAGATGGTATATATGTTAACCTTGTTCCTAAAGGGCTATATGGCGATGTTTCTAATGATAAAAATATGAGAGAAGTCGATGATATTGAAGCAAAAAAACTCACCTTTTTTCTATACGAAGAGATACTTGCTTTTATGGACGCTTCAAAAAAGACAGGACTGAAAAAGAAAGATATAGAGAAGGTTTTTTATACTAATGCAATAAATATAATTGAAAAAGCAAAGCAAGGACCAGCACAGCAGTTACATATGGTTTTTCCTGAAAAGAATTTCAAGAAAGCAGTTGTTC
Protein-coding sequences here:
- a CDS encoding carcinine hydrolase/isopenicillin-N N-acyltransferase family protein — translated: MKRLFLLFVLSILLTSSFLSSAVFDGKTSGVEIPVDISEKLEGASGVTFSLWFKRNPKGLNKRSEMLSLSIVATYTKVGIGFLSDNTIQFGGATELLEIFKNVRTVNKWTDTKWHHLVGVLDLNKKEAHIYVDGVLQEVTGDIKNIKSSVFPKRAGERNTIGVDVGLKYYFLGELKGVAIYKRALTESEINLLNVIGENITESEIESSIFLWRGDVEPSLSTAVKKEEEIEKILKTPILDEVKMIEFSGSSQELGKLWGGITKDIIQRSVANYIKSAEKNKISLEQLEKIAQPNKDILKEIAPHWIEERRARAEAAGVSPDIYLHFTLNSGFIGAQPRGAKWNLDLIEHECTSYAVSGESAENNGTFYHKTRDNTPSIQRGYIMIKNTPGVYKYIQAGSIAVNEKGLALSSDFGGPRPKTPKYRVRANLLNYILEKAENCEEALAILQNFVEKGWLTGGRIGQRWTLVDRFGNILDVTNSSDKGSVEFQFIKGKPHITRPSAQRLLETKTPISFLTFHDVGRDTLVKASISGMSVDIHPEYPEYLTIVWICFPARSVPFPLFMGGKKTPLALFDGTVNDVGINTNLPPDKLRKLEKVLYEEGKKFQNQLYKMIKEGKEKEVSDVIDEWVKNYTKRHLKTLGAMK
- a CDS encoding GNAT family N-acetyltransferase; this encodes MKKLFEVKVIDKKIYEEKIKGFLPKNIVDIHTHIWQKKRTNKTDKKLVKWPSRVAPKNPVEDLIETYKLMFPDKNVTPMIFSSGSKSSNLDTLNSYVSKSAKKYDFPSLLYTRPEWSGEEFAEKLKSGGFLGAKPYLNFSPDYIPKNEIRIFDFIPHHQLSVLNRLCQILVLHIPRDARLKDPVNLSQLLELEEKYPNIKLVVAHVGRAYCETDVGDAFKILGKTENMCFDISANTNATVFRQLIETVGPDRILFGSDLPILRMRMRRICEDGIYVNLVPKGLYGDVSNDKNMREVDDIEAKKLTFFLYEEILAFMDASKKTGLKKKDIEKVFYTNAINIIEKAKQGPAQQLHMVFPEKNFKKAVVPPLPSGYTFRTYQPGDDKGYAEVMQSADFENWNYVSSVLKTALPEGVFFIVHKKTNKIVATACAQNYPTDIHPQGGVLGWVAVNPEHRGKNFGYIISMKAVERLIQAGYKHIFLQTDDWRLPAIKIYLRMGFEPMYYKQDMKPRWATVKKQLTVKK